One Rosa chinensis cultivar Old Blush chromosome 5, RchiOBHm-V2, whole genome shotgun sequence genomic region harbors:
- the LOC112203895 gene encoding non-specific lipid-transfer protein 1, giving the protein MENKVASLLAFALAMTAIVLNASPPNGDITCQTALLVLMPCKPYLESSGPPTPSVFCCNGVQNVTAQATTTEIRRSLCECFKQAAASMSIDTKKLEQLPQFCQVSIPVPLDPSIDCSK; this is encoded by the coding sequence ATGGAGAACAAAGTGGCTTCCCTCTTGGCTTTCGCGTTGGCGATGACTGCCATTGTCCTTAATGCTTCTCCTCCAAATGGGGATATCACATGCCAAACTGCCTTGCTTGTTTTGATGCCATGTAAGCCTTACTTGGAGAGCTCTGGCCCGCCAACCCCTAGCGTTTTCTGTTGTAATGGTGTTCAAAATGTTACCGCTCAGGCTACCACTACCGAGATTCGCAGGAGCCTCTGCGAATGCTTTAAGCAAGCTGCTGCTAGCATGTCAATTGATACTAAAAAACTTGAGCAGCTTCCTCAGTTCTGCCAAGTCTCCATTCCTGTTCCGCTTGACCCCAGCATCGACTGTAGCAAGTAA